The region AAGGTGCTGAAGACCACCAAGCCAGAGacccaaaacaaaacagtgCTGGCCAGGGCCAAACACAGTCAGGCGGCTGTGCGACACCAGAAAGCCGCTGCCTCCAAGAAGCCGGGATTCGACTTTGAGATCGAGAAGACAGAGGTGAAGAGCGAGGATGAAGAGGACGACGACGAAGACGAGAAGCCGGAAGTGTCTGCCCTGGACGCCACCCTGACCAAGCAGCAGCGCAAGAATGTGCCCCTCCAGTTGCGCGTGAAGCCCAGTTTCCGGGACATGGAGCGCGAACGAACGCTCCGCAAAGTGGCCACCCGCGGTGTGGTGCAGTTCTTCAACGCCGTGCGCATCCAGCAGAAGgatctgcagcagcagctggaggaaGCGGGTCCGCTGGACAGCCGGCAAGATGCGGTGCTCAACAACATCAACAAGCGCAAGTTCCTGGATGTCCTGATGAGCGGCAAGCGCGCCAAATCCACAGCCGTAGACAACGCGGTGAAGAAGGAGGAACAAGAAACggatgacgatgacgaggaTGAGGGCTCTGGCGGCAAAAAGAAGTCTGAATGGAGCGTGCTGCGTGAGGACTTCATGACGAACAAGAAGATCAAGCACTGGGACGAGgaagacgacgacgaggagggcAACAATGATGAGGCTGACGACAGCGACGATGATGATAAGGGGGACGACTAGCTTTAATTACCGAATAAATGTTAGcttttcaattgaaactttttatttaatggccTACTTAATCATTTCCGCCTTCGAGGTCATGTAAATGGCCACGATCAGGCCAAACAGGCCGATGGCGGAGCCAAAGATCTCCACGATGAGGATCTTGACGAACAGCGCCGAGTTGGCCGCATCCGCCAGGGCAGCGCCGGAGCCCACGATACCCACCGCAACGCCGCAAGCCACGTTCACTAGTCCCGTGCAGAGACCTGCTCCAAAGACCGCGAATCCCGTGAACATGTTGATCGACATTACTTCCTTGTTGGTGATCAACCGCAAGCTGCTGAACTGCACGAGACTTCCCGAGAGCAGGATGGCCGTGATCAGGCCGTAGATGGCCACCGCCTCGCAGAAGATGACCGAGATCAGGTTCTTGGTCTTGATGCGGGGCGATCGCACGCCGCCGCCGGCCACGCTGCAGCCGATCATGTATATCCCGCTGGCAGCGCCCAGAACGGACAGAGCGCAGGCGAGGAAGATCCCCAGGCCGGACCACATGAACGGATTCGAGGTGTACAGGAACCAGCCGAGGCCCATGCGCTCACCCATTCCAGTCATCACGTTGGCCAGGATTAGGAAAACCACACCCAAGGTGGCGGCTCCAAGGACaaaaagcaagaaaaacaTTCCAAACTTCATCGTGGCGCTTTCAACCAGTCGCTTTGGGATAAGAGATTCCTATGCTTAATGAGACTGACAGGCAAATAAAAGCAGGGAAGTTACTGGAATAACAATATAATGGAAATTCAGATACTTATGCAATAGAATGCAAGTTTATAGGCGATATAATTTAGATGTTCGGAATCTATTATCAAAACAGATATACGCTTTTCAACATCGCATAGTGACAGTTCAAGTGGCAGATTGATCCTACTGgccaaataaaacaagaactTTAAAATACATTGGTGTATTTAGTTAGAAGATGAAATGGTTACATAACAACGTATGTACGTTTGCATCAGTTCATGAAAATCAGGAAGTAATCGCAGTTTAACGATTCGACTTGGCCACGCGCTCCAGTTCGTCCTTCTTCTTGATGGCATACGAATTGGAAGAGCCCTTGGCTGCGTTTATTAGCTCATCGGCCAGGCACTCGGCCACGGTTTTGATGTTACGGAAGGCAGCCTCACGAGCTCCTGTGCAAATAAGCCAAATCGCCTGAAAGCAGAGAGCGgttataatattatacatCTTAATAACATAATCACATCAACTAATCAAtcatataaattaataattataactcTCAAGGCTTGCGAAAAAGTTTACCTATAGTATTAAAGTTAGTTATACTTAAATGTAAACACCATAAAACATCTTTCGTGAATAAGATTAATGGGGGAACAGATTGAAAAGTAgagaattataattatatttacaaattgaaaaatctgttcaatgttttaatatgtaactaaaacatatttatggACAAATCGtctatttatataattttaaatgtttggaTTTTCTTGCTATAAACCATAAAAAGAAAGATgaaaacttatttaatttgaacaGATGTTTAACTTTCAATATCTTCAAGATGCATTATAAATCCAATTATTAATAATCTGTAACTATCGTTAAAACTTTcccttaacttaaaaaatacatattccCTTCAtggtaaattattatttataaagccaaatattacaaaatctCCAAACGAATTCGAAAGCtacattaacatttaaatgggtTATAAGAAATTCTACAAAAAGCAGACTGTACCCTGTACGTGTTGCGGCAGAGCTATTTCGATTCCCACCTAATGCGAAGCTGCCGACCGcctatttatatttacctgGTTGACGCGCCTCAAGGGCGACACATCGACGGCCTGGCGGCGCACGGTGCCGGCGCGTCCAATGCGCGTGGAGTCCTCGCGGGGACCGGAGTTGACGATGGCGTTGACCGTCACCTGGAGCGGGTTCTCCGAGGTCAGCAGGTGGATGATCTCGAAGGCGTGCTTGACGATGCGGCAGGCGAGTAGCTTCTTGCCGTTGCTGCGGCCCTTCATCATCAGGCCGCTGGTGAGGCGCTCCACGATAGGGCACTGGGCCTTGCGGAACCGCTTGGCCGCATAGCGTCCGGCGGAGTGCGGCAGGTAGCGGGCGAACTTCTCCTTGACGGCGATGTAGTCCTGCAGCGAGATGTCGCTGATCGAGATGTCGTCGCAGGCCCAGCGGCCGAAGAGCTTGATTTCCGGCCACTCGGTGGCCTGCTGGGCGGGCATCGTGGTGGCGCCCTCCTCCTCCCAGACCTCTTCCTCCTGCGCCGGCGGCGGCAGTTGGCCCGCATCCTGGTTGCTCGACTCCACCACTTCCTCGGACATTTTGGGGGGCAGTTAGGGTTGGATCCCGGGAAGAAACTCGAAAAGCGTGCGACTTGGAAAGCGTTTTCCGCCGAAAGAAAGAGGATGCGAAGGGAAGCGGTAAACGAAGCTGTCACTTTCAAAATGGCCGCCAAATGCAACCCTGCGCCGCGGGGCTGCCAACTCCGAAGGGCTTTTGGGCGGGAATTCAAATAAACGACAGCTTTTGTTACCCGGACACCCATTGCTGTGGGGGTATATTGTTTTCTTGAAATTCTCgtaaaatgttaaatacgGACGTCGAAGAGTCCGCAACTATTTTTTTGGGACTATGGGAAAATAGTATTTAGTTATTACATCCTTGTTATGTGTTAATCGGACCTGGTAGAAGGTTTGCACTTCGCCTGACCTCCTTGGGATCCACCTGCGTGGCGGTCTCCATGTTGGTGGTTCCTTCTGCCTCGCTTGGAGCGTCTGACTGAAAGGCTGCCGAGGAGGGGCATCGCCGCTCTGGGCGGTTGTGGCCGTCGGCGGAGCGGAGGTGTTGGCCTTCACCCGAAGGGAAGCCCCTTTGGTGTGGTGCTGCTGCGTCGGATTGACGGTCCTGCCGCTGCAGGATGTCCACTTGAACACTTGCACCAGCATAACGCGAATGAAACTCATCGTGCCAAGTTTAAAATGATAAAAGTCAACTCATCAAAAATAAGCAGGGAAATACACATGAGTTTTCTTTTATGCTGACTCAACCAAGAAGCGATATTACAAATGTTTACTTCTTTACAATACGctgataaaaaaaaggaaaagtaaGAGAAAATATTATTCCTAATTTGTATTACATTTTGTGACATTCTAACATTCATAATACAAACAATAAATACAttgagaaataaaaaagtatttattttttaacagtgtctgtcttgtttttaaatttaaggcacaaattttgaaataagTAATACTTGAATAATTCCGTTCCTTGACAAACCTCACACGCCCCATGTTTAATGCTCACGATCTTGGTCTTGTCAATCAGTAAGTTCTCATAACTAGGTTGAGAATGAAGTGCCCTGTGATtttcttagtttttttttcggtGCTTTGCCATGGGGCGACAGCCATGCTTCTAGATATAAATTGTATCCCCAGAAAGAActttaaagcaaaaataacGAATGGCATTAAAACTGCACAGGGAAGTACTCCGTGGATGGCTATCATTCGCAAttcaacaaaacattttctttgcgGCGGTTCATTTATTCACAGAAGCAAGTATAACTAACTTTAGACAATGTTTAAATCATAATTTGTACTGCTTTTAGACTTTGTCATGACAGCCGCGCACTGCATTTTTAACGAATTGTAGGTGTCTCGCAGATATATGTAATCCATTTGGATTAATGTTAACTCTATAATTTTTTCGGCTTAGATACGTTCATTTGGGAGTTTACGATCAGTATTGTCCTCCCTCAATATGCAAAGAAGTTGAGGAATACTCTGTAACCGCGAACTTCACCTATGGCAAACACAGCGATATAGCTCTGCTGAAACTTGACAGACCTGTGCAATACAAGGGTAAGAAACTACTTAAAAATactaactaaaaataattttaaatgttgtattttaaacttaaacaCTAACAGAAGTTGCCATCAATAGCTTGGGAGTGTTTC is a window of Drosophila biarmipes strain raj3 chromosome 3R, RU_DBia_V1.1, whole genome shotgun sequence DNA encoding:
- the LOC108031097 gene encoding RRP15-like protein, which translates into the protein MALLTEKRAKKTPAPATDSSAGESDSEDAQSSNSEAEGNAGWADSILKVLKTTKPETQNKTVLARAKHSQAAVRHQKAAASKKPGFDFEIEKTEVKSEDEEDDDEDEKPEVSALDATLTKQQRKNVPLQLRVKPSFRDMERERTLRKVATRGVVQFFNAVRIQQKDLQQQLEEAGPLDSRQDAVLNNINKRKFLDVLMSGKRAKSTAVDNAVKKEEQETDDDDEDEGSGGKKKSEWSVLREDFMTNKKIKHWDEEDDDEEGNNDEADDSDDDDKGDD
- the LOC108031098 gene encoding V-type proton ATPase 21 kDa proteolipid subunit c'' — encoded protein: MKFGMFFLLFVLGAATLGVVFLILANVMTGMGERMGLGWFLYTSNPFMWSGLGIFLACALSVLGAASGIYMIGCSVAGGGVRSPRIKTKNLISVIFCEAVAIYGLITAILLSGSLVQFSSLRLITNKEVMSINMFTGFAVFGAGLCTGLVNVACGVAVGIVGSGAALADAANSALFVKILIVEIFGSAIGLFGLIVAIYMTSKAEMIK
- the LOC108031067 gene encoding 40S ribosomal protein S5b produces the protein MSEEVVESSNQDAGQLPPPAQEEEVWEEEGATTMPAQQATEWPEIKLFGRWACDDISISDISLQDYIAVKEKFARYLPHSAGRYAAKRFRKAQCPIVERLTSGLMMKGRSNGKKLLACRIVKHAFEIIHLLTSENPLQVTVNAIVNSGPREDSTRIGRAGTVRRQAVDVSPLRRVNQAIWLICTGAREAAFRNIKTVAECLADELINAAKGSSNSYAIKKKDELERVAKSNR